The following are from one region of the Ornithorhynchus anatinus isolate Pmale09 chromosome 20, mOrnAna1.pri.v4, whole genome shotgun sequence genome:
- the USP12 gene encoding ubiquitin carboxyl-terminal hydrolase 12 isoform X2 — protein MEILMTVSKLASVCTMFGNTCYCNSVLQALYFCRPFREKVLAYKSQPRKKENLLTCLADLFHSIATQKKKVGVIPPKKFITRLRKENELFDNYMQQDAHEFLNYLLNTVADILQEERKQEKQNGRLPNGNLDSENNNSPPDPTWVHEIFQGTLTNETRCLTCETISSKDEDFLDLSVDVEQNTSITHCLRGFSNTETLCSEYKYYCEECRSKQEAHKRMKVKKLPMILALHLKRFKYMDQLHRYTKLSYRVVFPLELRLFNTSGGATNPDRMYDLVAVVVHCGSGPNRGHYIAIVKSHDFWLLFDDDIVEVSNRPLSSPRPFQPRENRSQRIARWPSLTLKLLPRRALSLRPMTKRPAFSVPRPPRPLPVA, from the exons TTCGGGAATACCTGCTACTGCAACTCGGTCctccaggcactttacttctgCCGTCCGTTTCGGGAAAAAGTCCTAGCCTACAAGAGTCAACCTAGGAAGAAGGAGAACCTCCTCACGTGCTTAGCCGACCTCTTCCACAGCATAGCGACGCAGAAGAAGAAGGTGGGAGTGATCCCGCCCAAGAAGTTTATAACCAGGTTACGAAAGGAAAATG AGCTTTTTGACAACTACATGCAACAGGATGCCCACGAGTTCTTAAATTACCTCCTGAACACGGTTGCTGATATTCTGCaagaagagaggaagcaggaaaagCAAAATGGCCGCCTGCCCAACGGCAATCTCGACAGCGAGAATAACAACAGCCCACCCGACCCGACTTGGGTCCACGAGATCTTTCAGGGGACGTTAACCAACGAGACCAGATGTCTTACCTGCGAAACG ATAAGCAGCAAAGATGAAGATTTTTTAGACCTTTCTGTCGACGTGGAGCAGAACACATCCATCACTCACTGTTTAAG GGGTTTTAGCAACACGGAGACTTTGTGCAGTGAATACAAATACTATTGTGAAGAATGTCGCAGCAAACAGGAAGCACACAAAAG GATGAAAGTCAAGAAGCTGCCCATGATCCTGGCGCTCCACCTGAAGAGGTTCAAGTACATGGACCAGCTTCACCGCTACACCAAGCTGTCCTACCGCGTCGTCTTCCCGCTGGAGCTGCGCCTCTTCAACACGTCCGGGGGCGCCACCAACCCCGACCGCATGTACGATCTCGTCGCCGTCGTGGTCCACTGCGGGAG cGGGCCCAACCGGGGACATTACATCGCCATCGTTAAGAGTCACGACTTCTGGTTGCTGTTCGACGACGACATCGTAGAAGTAAGTAACCGTCCGCTATcgagcccgcgccctttccagcCACGGGAAAATCGTTCTCAACGCATCGCTCGTTGGCCTTCGCTTACCTTAAAGCTTCTCCCTCGCCGGGCGCTCTCCCTCCGGCCGATGACGAAGAGACCCGCTTTCTCCGTCCCCCGCCCTCCGAGACCGTTGCCCGTCGCGTAG